AACTTGTGCTCGATGAAGTAATCGTGTCGCGCCTTTTTGTTTTGCGCGATGGTCCCTGTTGGGTGTTTCTTCTGTTTAGCCATAGGGGCGGCATTATATGGAGATAAACGGCTGTCGGCTACGGTGATGCTGCGTGCTTGAGCAGGTTGAGTGAATCCCGGACAATGCGGCCTCTTTTTCTAACGCTTGGGCGTGATAAACGATGTCGACAGACAAGGTTTCTGTCCACGGCAGTTGGGCTAGCCGCTGGGTTTTCATATTCGCCGCGACCGGTTCGGCCGTGGGACTGGGCAGCATCTGGAAATTCCCCTACATGGTCGGGGTCTACGGTGGCGGTGCCTTCGTGCTGATGTTTCTGGCGTGCATCGCGCTGATCGGCATCCCGGTCATGCTCGCCGAAACCCTGATCGGCCGCCGTGCCCGGCAGAGTCCGGCGAATGCCCTGAAGGTGCTGGCGCTGGAAGCCGGGCACTCGGGCAAATGGTCGTGGGGCGCATTCGCCGGGATGATCACGGCGTTGCTGATCTTGTCTTTCTACAGTGTGGTCGGCGGCTGGTCGCTGGATTACATCATTGATATGGGGCGCGGGGACTTCCAGGGCGCGACGGCCGATCAGGTCGGGGCGTACTTCGGTAATGTCATCGCCGATCCGTGGCGCCTCACACTCTGGCACACGGCTTTCATGCTGCTTTCGGCTGTGGTCATCGCCAAGGGCGTGGTCGCAGGGCTTGAGCGCAGCCTGCGGATCATGATGCCGCTGCTGTTCGTGATGGTGCTGGTGCTGCTGGGATACAGCATGACCACCGGGCATTTCATGGAAGGCGTGCACTTCATGTTCGACTTCCACCCGGAGAAAGTCCTCGACGGCTTGCTGCCGGCCATGGGGCATGCGTTCTTCTCGCTGAGCGTGGGCGTGGGCTCGATCATGATCTACGGCGCCTACATGACCAAGGAAGCCTCGCTGTCCGGCACGGTCGTGGGTGTGGCGCTGCTCGATACCTTCGTTTCGCTGGTGGCCGGTCTGGCATTGTTTCCGATTGTGTTCGCCGGCGGTTTGAATCCCAGCGAAGGTCCGGGGCTGATGTTCGTCAGCCTGCCATTTGCTTTCGGTAACGTGCTTTTCGGCCAGTTGATGGGTGTGGTGTTCTTTGTTCTGGTGGCCATTGCCGCCTGGAGCTCGGCGATTTCGCTGCTGGAGCCGATGGTCGCCTATCTGGTCGAGCGGACTAAAATCAGTCGTGCCTGGGTGACGTTCTGGTTGGCGTTCACCTGCTGGTTCGTCGGCCTGGGCACGGTGTTTTCCTTCAATATCTGGAAGGAAGCCAAATTTTTCGTGAACGATGGCGGGGTGTTCCATCTCTACCAATGGGGTGCGGCCGGTGGCCTGGACTTCTTTGGGGTGATCGACTTCTTCACCTCGCGGATCATGTTGCCGCTCGGCGGGCTGTGCTTCGTGCTGTTTGCCGGTTGGGTGATGGGACGTGAGGCGGTGCGTGACGAATTGTCGATTCGCAGCCCGGCACTGTTCGCCCTGTCTCTGTTCTTGATGCGCTATGTGGCGCCCATCGGCATTCTTGTAGTGTTTGCCACCCAGCTCTGGAAGTGACGCTTACATGACGACACATATTCAACGATCGGCACTGCTGCCTTACCCGGCGCAGTTTCTATACGACCTGGTCAATGACGTGGCGCGTTACCCCGAGTTTTTGCCGTGGTGCTCGTCTGCTGAGGTTCTGGAAAGCTCGCCTGAGCATATGCGCGCCAGTGTCGGCGTGGCCAAAGGTGGTCTCAGTCAGCACTTCGTGACGCGCAATACGCTGGTGCCGGGGCAGTCGATCGAGATGAACCTGGAGGAGGGGCCGTTCAATCAGCTGCACGGCGTCTGGGTGTTCAAGGCGCTGAACGAGAAGGCCTGCAAGATCAGTCTGGATCTGTCCTTCGACTACGCCGGGCCGCTGGTTCGCGCGACGCTAGGCCCTTTGTTCAATCAGGCGGCCAATACGCTGGTGGATGCTTTCTGTCAGCGCGCCAAGCAGATGCATGGTTGAGCCGGTGATCGAAATCGAAGTGGTGTATGCCGCCGTTGATCGTCAGGTTTTGCGTGTAATCAGTGTCGCTGAGGGTGCGACGGTGCGTGCGGCGCTGATGGCGTCCGGGATTGATGCTGAATTTCCGGAGCTGGATCTGAAGAGCTGTCCTTTGGGGATCTTCGGCAAAGTGATCGCTGATCCGGATACCCGGCGGGTTCAGGAAGGCGATCGCATCGAGATCTATCGGCCACTGTTGGCCGATCCGAAAGAAGTGCGTCGTCTGCGTGCCGCCAAGGCTGCCGAAGCCAAGGCGCGAAACCAGTAGGCTGGCCAAACGGCAGGCAATAAAAAACCCGGAATTTCCGGGTTTTTTATTGCGTCGCAAATTATTGCGGCGAGGTGTCCAGCGGCTCTGGTGTTGGAACCGGAACGGTTTCCACACCATCGACGTCCTTCTGGATCTGATCCAGCAAGGAGCCTGGCTTGGCCGGTTTTTCCGGTTTCGGCTGCTCGACGTTTTCAGCAGGAGCGGTCACGCTGGTGCCACTGTCCTTGCCGAGAATGGCTTCGTCACGGCTGACGCCCGGCATGAAGTCACCGGACAGGCTGACAAGTCGGTCATTCGAGTCGAAAATGACACTCATGCGTTCCTGCTGGCGTTCACCGCCACCAGGTTGCAGGCTGTACAGATAATCCCAGCGATTGGCATGGAACGTGTCGGCAAGCAGAGGGTTGCCCATGATAAACCGTACTTGCGGCCGGGTCATTCCCGGGCGTAACTGGTCTATCATGTCCTGCGTGACGACATTGCCCTGCTGGATGTCGATTTTGTAAACCCCGGGGAATGAACAACCGGCGAGTGCGAGCAGTCCCACAAAGGTGAAACTGGTTAGCAAGAGCTTGGTGTTTTGCATCGGTGGGCGACTTCCACTATCTTGGCTGGGACAACGTAAACGCCGATCATACCCGCATTAAGAGAAGCTGCGAAGCAGCATCGCGAGAAAGCTGACCATGGTTGAAAATAGCGAACTACGCAAAGCCGGCCTCAAAGTGACCCTGCCACGGGTCAAAATCCTGCAAATGCTCGACTCTACAGAGCAGCGTCACATGAGTGCCGAGGACGTCTACAAGGCGTTGATGGAAGCTGGCGAGGACGTCGGTCTGGCCACGGTTTACCGTGTTCTGACCCAGTTCGAAGCGGCTGGCCTCGTGGTCCGTCACAACTTCGACGGCGGTCACGCGGTATTCGAACTGGCCGACGGTGGCCACCACGACCATATGGTCAACGTGGAAACCGGTGAGGTTGTCGAATTCGTCAGCATCGAAATCGAAAAACTCCAGAAGGCAATTGCCGAGGAGCACGGTGTCGAGTTGGTGGATCACAACCTGGTGCTGTACGTACGCAAGAAAAAGTAAGCATGTCGCGCGAATTTCAGGTTCGCGAAACGAACGAAGGCGACCCAAGGGTCGCCTTCGTGCTTTCTGCCGTGCTTAAACCTTTGCGGTAACGACCATCTTTTTCGCGTGCGCCAAAGACTCTTTGGTCAGATCGATGCCGCCAAGCATCCGTGCGACTTCTTCTATACGGTCATTCTTGCTCAGCTTCGAAACGGCCGTGTGAGTCGCCTGTTCACCACGCACCTTATGCACGAACAGATGTTGATGCCCCTGAGCTGCGACTTGCGGCAAGTGCGTGACCGTCAATACCTGCCCGCGATCCCCGAGGCGGCGCAACAACTGGCCGACGATTTCGGCCGTCGGACCGCCAATCCCCACGTCCACTTCGTCGAACACCAGCGTCGGTACGCGAGAGGTCTGGGCGGTAATCACCTGGATAGCCAGGCTGATCCGTGACAGCTCACCGCCGGACGCCACTTTGGCCAGGGCCTTCAAGGGTTGGCCCGGGTTGGCGCTGACCAGCAGCTCGACTTGCTCCAGGCCATTGGGTTGCAGTTCGCTGCTGTTGTTGGCGCGCAATTCGATGGTGAAGCGACCGCCGGGCATGCCCAGACGCTGAATCTCCTGCTCCACGGCGCTGGCCAGGCTGCCGGCCGCCTGATGGCGCAGCTCGCTCAGTTCCCGGGCCTTTTCCTGATAGTGGCGGGCATAGGATGCGAGTTCTTCGGCGAGGCGTTCGATGGATTCATCGTTGGCGTCCAGGGCTTCGATTTCGTCGAGCAGCTTCTGCTGCATCTCCGCCACTTCCGTCGGCTGAATGCGGTGTTTGCGTGCCAGTGTGTAGATGGAATCCAGACGTTCTTCCAGATATTGCAGGCGCGCCGGATCGGCATCGAAGTTGTCGAGAAAGCGATTGAGCTCGCCGACGGCTTCTTCGACCTGGATCTGCGCACTGGTCAACAGGCTGCTCGCTTCGCCCAGCGCGCCGACCGAATTGTTCACGCTCGACAGTCGATTGAGGCTGGCCGTCAGGGCATTCAGCACGTTGCCGGAATCGCTTTCGCTGCATTGTTCGACCACTTGTCGGCAGATACCAAGCAGGGTTTCGGCGTTGGTCAGGTTCTTGTGTTCCTGCTCCAGTTCTTCCAGCTCGTTTTCACCGAGGGCGAGGTTTTCCAGTTCTTCGAGCTGGTAGCTGAGCAGTTGATGACGCGCGCGCTGTTCGTCGCCGGAGTTGGAAAGGCGTTCCAGCTCCTGACGAGTCTGGCGCCAGCGCTGGGCGGCCAGATGCACCTGGCGCGCCAGATCGGTGGCCCCGGCGTACTCGTCGAGCAGGCGTCGGTGGGTATCGGTCTTGAGCAGGGATTGGTGTTCGTGCTGGCTGTGGATATCGATCAGCAGCTCGCCGAGCGACTTGAGGTCGCCGAGCGGGCAGGGCGTGCCATTTAT
The window above is part of the Pseudomonas fluorescens genome. Proteins encoded here:
- a CDS encoding sodium-dependent transporter; translated protein: MSTDKVSVHGSWASRWVFIFAATGSAVGLGSIWKFPYMVGVYGGGAFVLMFLACIALIGIPVMLAETLIGRRARQSPANALKVLALEAGHSGKWSWGAFAGMITALLILSFYSVVGGWSLDYIIDMGRGDFQGATADQVGAYFGNVIADPWRLTLWHTAFMLLSAVVIAKGVVAGLERSLRIMMPLLFVMVLVLLGYSMTTGHFMEGVHFMFDFHPEKVLDGLLPAMGHAFFSLSVGVGSIMIYGAYMTKEASLSGTVVGVALLDTFVSLVAGLALFPIVFAGGLNPSEGPGLMFVSLPFAFGNVLFGQLMGVVFFVLVAIAAWSSAISLLEPMVAYLVERTKISRAWVTFWLAFTCWFVGLGTVFSFNIWKEAKFFVNDGGVFHLYQWGAAGGLDFFGVIDFFTSRIMLPLGGLCFVLFAGWVMGREAVRDELSIRSPALFALSLFLMRYVAPIGILVVFATQLWK
- a CDS encoding type II toxin-antitoxin system RatA family toxin, whose protein sequence is MTTHIQRSALLPYPAQFLYDLVNDVARYPEFLPWCSSAEVLESSPEHMRASVGVAKGGLSQHFVTRNTLVPGQSIEMNLEEGPFNQLHGVWVFKALNEKACKISLDLSFDYAGPLVRATLGPLFNQAANTLVDAFCQRAKQMHG
- a CDS encoding RnfH family protein, with product MVEPVIEIEVVYAAVDRQVLRVISVAEGATVRAALMASGIDAEFPELDLKSCPLGIFGKVIADPDTRRVQEGDRIEIYRPLLADPKEVRRLRAAKAAEAKARNQ
- a CDS encoding outer membrane protein assembly factor BamE — translated: MQNTKLLLTSFTFVGLLALAGCSFPGVYKIDIQQGNVVTQDMIDQLRPGMTRPQVRFIMGNPLLADTFHANRWDYLYSLQPGGGERQQERMSVIFDSNDRLVSLSGDFMPGVSRDEAILGKDSGTSVTAPAENVEQPKPEKPAKPGSLLDQIQKDVDGVETVPVPTPEPLDTSPQ
- the fur gene encoding ferric iron uptake transcriptional regulator — translated: MVENSELRKAGLKVTLPRVKILQMLDSTEQRHMSAEDVYKALMEAGEDVGLATVYRVLTQFEAAGLVVRHNFDGGHAVFELADGGHHDHMVNVETGEVVEFVSIEIEKLQKAIAEEHGVELVDHNLVLYVRKKK
- the recN gene encoding DNA repair protein RecN, translating into MLVHLSVHNYAIVEHLDLELDRGMSVITGETGAGKSIMLDALGLTLGDRADSGVVRPGADKADILATFDLADIPEASAWLAERDLEIDGPCILRRVITSEGRSRGYINGTPCPLGDLKSLGELLIDIHSQHEHQSLLKTDTHRRLLDEYAGATDLARQVHLAAQRWRQTRQELERLSNSGDEQRARHQLLSYQLEELENLALGENELEELEQEHKNLTNAETLLGICRQVVEQCSESDSGNVLNALTASLNRLSSVNNSVGALGEASSLLTSAQIQVEEAVGELNRFLDNFDADPARLQYLEERLDSIYTLARKHRIQPTEVAEMQQKLLDEIEALDANDESIERLAEELASYARHYQEKARELSELRHQAAGSLASAVEQEIQRLGMPGGRFTIELRANNSSELQPNGLEQVELLVSANPGQPLKALAKVASGGELSRISLAIQVITAQTSRVPTLVFDEVDVGIGGPTAEIVGQLLRRLGDRGQVLTVTHLPQVAAQGHQHLFVHKVRGEQATHTAVSKLSKNDRIEEVARMLGGIDLTKESLAHAKKMVVTAKV